The following are encoded in a window of Glandiceps talaboti chromosome 5, keGlaTala1.1, whole genome shotgun sequence genomic DNA:
- the LOC144435501 gene encoding mpv17-like protein, producing the protein MRLLKRISRSHLFRNAVFVGASYAISECVQQKFLGERRDMAKVQRMAIWGFVVYGPGNYGWYKVLDRIMPGNTVKIAMKKVLLEKVTVSPVWCFTFFVVQSLLEGKRDIFAEAKEKAIPTFLIGLTFWIPAQTLNFLLVPHVYRVVYLGAAGFIWANFLCLMKRDTAITRNVCQLGGNFKYYVSGHLQN; encoded by the exons atgcgGCTCTTAAAACGCATTTCGAGAAGTCATCTCTTTCGTAATGCTGTCTTCGTCGGAGCTTCATATGCCATATCTGAATGTGTACAACAGAAGTTTTTGGGCGAGAGACGGGATATGGCGAAGGTACAAAGGATGGCGATATGGGGGTTTGTGGTCTACGGACCTGGTAATTATGGCTGGTACAAGGTCCTGGACCGAATTATGCCTGGAAATACAGTAAAGATTGCTATGAAGAAAGTGTTGTTGGAAAAAGTAACGGTGTCTCCTGTCTGGTGCTTTACTTTCTTCGTAG TTCAGTCGCTATTGGAAGGAAAACGTGATATATTCGCAGAAGCAAAGGAGAAGGCAATACCAACATTTCTTATCGGTTTAACGTTCTGGATACCGGCACAG ACGTTAAACTTCCTACTAGTACCACACGTATATCGAGTTGTCTATCTCGGTGCTGCAGGCTTTATCTGGGCAAATTTCCTATGCCTCATGAAGAGAGACACGGCGATTACAAGAAATGTGTGTCAACTTGGAGGTAACTTTAAGTATTATGTTTCAGGACATTTACAAAACTAG